One Symphalangus syndactylus isolate Jambi chromosome 9, NHGRI_mSymSyn1-v2.1_pri, whole genome shotgun sequence DNA segment encodes these proteins:
- the PSME2 gene encoding proteasome activator complex subunit 2 isoform X2: MAKPCGVRLSGEARKQAEEFLYRFLPQKIIYLNQLLQEDSLNVADLTSLRAPLDIPIPDPPPKDDEMETDKQEKKEVPKCGFLPGNQKVLSLLALVKPEVWTLKEKCILVITWIQHLIPKIEDGNDFGVAIQEKVLERVNAVKTKVEAFQTTISKYFSERGDAVAKASKETHVMDYRALVHERDEAAYGELRAMVLDLRAFYAELYHIISSNLEKIVNPKGEEKPSMY; this comes from the exons ATGGCCAAGCCGTGTGGGGTGCGCCTGAGCGGGGAAGCCCGCAAACAG GCTGAGGAATTCCTCTACAGATTCTTGCCACAGAAAATCATATACCTGAATCAGCTCTTGCAA GAGGACTCCCTCAATGTGGCTGACCTGACTTCCCTCCGGGCCCCACTGGACATCCCCATCCCAGACCCTCCACCCAAGGATGATGAG ATGGAAACAGATAAGCAGGAGAAAAAAGAAG TCCCTAAGTGTGGATTTCTCCCTGGGAATCAGAAAGTCCTGTCCCTGCTTGCCCTGGTTAAGCCAGAAGTCTGGACTCTCAAAGAGAAATGCATTCTG GTGATTACATGGATCCAACACCTGATCCCCAAGATTGAAGATGGAAATGATTTTGGGGTAGCAATCCAG GAGAAGGTGCTGGAGAGGGTGAATGCCGTCAAGACCAAAGTGGAAGCTTTCCAGACAACCATTTCCAA GTACTTCTCAGAACGTGGGGATGCTGTGGCCAAGGCCTCCAAGGAGACACATGTA ATGGATTACCGGGCCTTGGTGCATGAGCGAGATGAGGCAGCCTATGGGGAGCTCAGGGCCATGGTGCTGGACCTGAGGGCCTTCTAT GCTGAGCTTTATCATATCATCAGCAGCAACCTGGAGAAAATTGTCAACCCAAAGGGTGAAGAGAAGCCATCTATGTACTGA
- the PSME2 gene encoding proteasome activator complex subunit 2 isoform X1: MAKPCGVRLSGEARKQVEVFRQNLFQEAEEFLYRFLPQKIIYLNQLLQEDSLNVADLTSLRAPLDIPIPDPPPKDDEMETDKQEKKEVPKCGFLPGNQKVLSLLALVKPEVWTLKEKCILVITWIQHLIPKIEDGNDFGVAIQEKVLERVNAVKTKVEAFQTTISKYFSERGDAVAKASKETHVMDYRALVHERDEAAYGELRAMVLDLRAFYAELYHIISSNLEKIVNPKGEEKPSMY, translated from the exons ATGGCCAAGCCGTGTGGGGTGCGCCTGAGCGGGGAAGCCCGCAAACAG GTGGAGGTCTTCAGGCAGAATCTTTTCCAGGAG GCTGAGGAATTCCTCTACAGATTCTTGCCACAGAAAATCATATACCTGAATCAGCTCTTGCAA GAGGACTCCCTCAATGTGGCTGACCTGACTTCCCTCCGGGCCCCACTGGACATCCCCATCCCAGACCCTCCACCCAAGGATGATGAG ATGGAAACAGATAAGCAGGAGAAAAAAGAAG TCCCTAAGTGTGGATTTCTCCCTGGGAATCAGAAAGTCCTGTCCCTGCTTGCCCTGGTTAAGCCAGAAGTCTGGACTCTCAAAGAGAAATGCATTCTG GTGATTACATGGATCCAACACCTGATCCCCAAGATTGAAGATGGAAATGATTTTGGGGTAGCAATCCAG GAGAAGGTGCTGGAGAGGGTGAATGCCGTCAAGACCAAAGTGGAAGCTTTCCAGACAACCATTTCCAA GTACTTCTCAGAACGTGGGGATGCTGTGGCCAAGGCCTCCAAGGAGACACATGTA ATGGATTACCGGGCCTTGGTGCATGAGCGAGATGAGGCAGCCTATGGGGAGCTCAGGGCCATGGTGCTGGACCTGAGGGCCTTCTAT GCTGAGCTTTATCATATCATCAGCAGCAACCTGGAGAAAATTGTCAACCCAAAGGGTGAAGAGAAGCCATCTATGTACTGA